The following are encoded together in the Labrus mixtus chromosome 2, fLabMix1.1, whole genome shotgun sequence genome:
- the crtac1a gene encoding cartilage acidic protein 1a, giving the protein MLFLPNNTSRGIYIHSFIHSFTSLQTSNRQSCQVAGMWASGLLLLLAGLWHRSNTQNSEPMFQDVTQTVLPPDNLHNPMQLNYGMAVTDVDGDGDLEVVVAGYNGPNLVLKYDRTQKRLFNIAVDDINSPYHALRDSGGQAIGVTACDVDGDGREEIYFLNTNDAYSGRATYLDKLFKFRNGRFEDLVSDELNVRRGVSKRMAGRSVACVDRKGTGRYSIYVANYASRGVGAHTLLEMDEAASDVTNGVIALSDVAAEAGVNMLTGGRGVTVGPILSQSRSDVFCDNENGPNFLFKNKGDGTFTNMAKQAGVDDATQHGRGLALADFNGDGKTDIVYGNWNGPHRLFLQGSNSKFRNIATREFATPSPIRTVIAADFDNDKELEVFFNNIAYNGLSPNRLFRVSRRADADPLIQVLNVGDAAEPQGRGTGGTVTDLDGDGQLDLLLAHGESARQPISVFKVTQGSSNNWLRVIPRTQFGAFARGAKVTAFTSQSGAHTRIIDGGSGYLCEMEPVAHFGLGNDQVTVLEVSWPDGSSFTRTLQPGEMNSVVEVTYPKEGETAVLANDTQCGKGFTVRSGQCAGL; this is encoded by the exons ATGCTTTTCTTGCCAAATAATACATCAAGAGGCatttacattcattcattcattcattcattcacatctCTTCAAACTTCAAACAGACAGAGCTGTCAG GTTGCAGGGATGTGGGCTTCAGGTCTGTTGCTCCTCCTTGCTGGTCTGTGGCATCGGTCCAACACCCAGAACTCCGAGCCCATGTTTCAGGATGTAACACAGACGGTGCTTCCTCCTGACAATCTGCACAATCCCATGCAACTCAACTATGGAATGGCTGTCACCGACGTGGATGGGGACGGTGATCTTGAGGTGGTCGTTGCAGG GTACAATGGGCCAAACCTCGTGTTGAAATACGATCGCACTCAGAAAAGGCTGTTTAACATTGCTGTTGATGACATCAACTCCCCATACCACGCCCTGAGGGACTCAGGAGGACAGGCCATTGGAGTCACTGCTTGTGATGTGGACGGAGATGGACGTGAAGAAATCTACTTCCTCAACACAAATGACGCCTATTCCG GACGGGCAACTTATCTTGACAAGCTCTTCAAGTTCCGAAACGGACGCTTTGAAGACCTTGTGAGTGATGAACTAAATGTACGTAGGGGCGTCTCTAAACGCATGGCAGGACGCTCTGTGGCATGTGTCGACAGAAAG gGGACTGGCCGTTACTCCATCTATGTTGCAAACTACGCTTCACGTGGCGTCGGTGCCCACACCCTCTTGGAAATGGACGAGGCCGCCAGTGATGTGACCAACGGTGTCATTGCTCTGTCTGATGTGGCTGCGGAGGCCGGGGTCAACATGTTGACAG GAGGACGCGGTGTGACTGTGGGACCGATTCTGAGCCAGTCCAGGTCTGATGTGTTCTGTGACAACGAGAACGGACCCAACTTCTTGTTCAAGAATAAAGGAGATGGGACTTTTACCAACATGGCCAAACAAGCAG GAGTGGATGATGCGACCCAGCATGGCAGAGGTTTGGCCCTGGCTGACTTCAATGGCGATGGAAAGACAGATATCGTCTACGGCAACTGGAACGGCCCACACAGACTTTTCCTGCAGGGCAGCAACTCTAAATTTCGG aacATAGCCACTAGAGAATTTGCTACTCCCTCGCCCATACGCACGGTCATCGCTGCTGACTTTGACAACGACAAGGAGCTGGAGGTGTTTTTCAACAATATAGCCTACAATGGCCTCTCCCCTAACAGGCTGTTCAG ggtgTCAAGGAGGGCAGATGCGGACCCTTTGATTCAGGTGCTTAATGTGGGCGACGCTGCAGAGCCTCAGGGACGAGGAACAG GTGGCACTGTGACAGACTTGGACGGGGACGGACAGCTGGACCTGCTGCTGGCACATGGAGAGAGCGCCAGGCAGCCAATCTCTGTCTTTAAGGTCACGCAG GGCTCATCCAACAACTGGCTGCGGGTCATCCCTCGCACCCAGTTTGGCGCTTTCGCCCGAGGAGCCAAGGTCACGGCCTTCACCAGTCAGAGCGGAGCTCACACTCGCATCATCGACGGAGGCTCTGGGTATCTTTGTGAGATGGAGCCTGTCGCCCACTTTGGTTTAG GAAATGATCAGGTCACGGTGCTGGAGGTCTCCTGGCCAGATGGCAGCTCCTTCACTCGGACCCTGCAGCCTGGTGAAATGAACTCAGTGGTGGAAGTCACCTATCCCAAAGAAGGGGAAACAGCCGTGCTTGCCAACGACACGCAG TGTGGTAAAGGTTTTACCGTGCGGAGTGGCCAGTGTGCAG GTCTGTGA
- the r3hcc1l gene encoding coiled-coil domain-containing protein R3HCC1L: MELEQPKEECAPVLSTSTPPSQSKKPNQAPYVPKKGPHDSKDKAQTQGEGKPRPRPRYTDKARKNARNKKDKAGAAGASVGGEGDDCKPAVGEERLEDTDVQVNGQPDLTGVEEDGASRLEAASLEEEKGEEESWDTLFNDDGDCLDPHLLEELALEEGNKKESLQEPRFDYYNMDRYGDDEEDIDLTEDELSHIVEIYDFPTEFKAEDLLKLFQCYQQRGFDLQWVDDTHALGLFSSPIAAREALRSKNPLMKLRPLSKSSAATKAKARSFSDYLLPAKERPQTSAALARKLVIGALGVKSNLSKEQRDAEKKKLQDARDQKRLAARQKEDAWEGK; the protein is encoded by the exons ATGGAGTTGGAACAGCCAAAAGAAGAGTGCGCTCCAGTCCTGTCAACATCCACACCTCCGTCTCAGTCAAAGAAGCCAAATCAGGCCCCGTATGTCCCCAAGAAAGGACCTCATGACTCCAAAGACAAAGCTCAAACTCAGGGAGAAGGCAAACCAAGACCCAGGCCCCGCTACACAGACAAGGCGAGGAAAAACGCCAGAAACAAGAAGGACAAAGCCGGAGCAGCGGGGGCATCTGTAGGAGGAGAAGGTGATGACTGCAAGCCTGCTGTTGGGGAGGAGCGGTTAGAAGATACAGATGTTCAGGTTAATGGGCAACCTGATTTAACCGGCGTGGAGGAAGATGGTGCATCACGACTGGAGGCAGCCTCCCTTGAGGAAGaaaagggagaagaggagagttGGGACACCTTGTTCAATGATGATGGAGACTGTCTGGATCCCCACCTGCTGGAAGAG CTGGCTTTGGAGGAGGGAAATAAGAAGGAGTCACTCCAGGAGCCCAGGTTTGATTATTACAACATGGACCGGTATGGTGATGACGAGGAAGACATCGACCTCACAGAGGACGAACTTTCTCACATTGTGGAGATCTACGACTTCCCTACCGAGTTCAAGGCCGAGGACCTTCTCAAATTATTTCAGTGCTACCA acaaAGAGGCTTTGACCTCCAGTGGGTTGATGACACTCATGCCCTGGGCCTCTTCTCAAGCCCCATAGCAG CTCGAGAGGCTTTGAGATCCAAAAATCCTCTGATGAAGCTGCGTCCACTTTCCAAATCCTCCGCTGCTACGAAGGCCAAAGCCCGAAGCTTCTCAG ACTACCTCCTGCCAGCCAAAGAGAGACCTCAGACGAGTGCAGCATTAGCTCGCAAGCTTGTGATTGGTGCACTGGGTGTGAAGAGCAATTTGTCGAAGGAGCAGCGTgatgcagagaagaagaaactccAAGATGCGAGGG ATCAAAAGCGCCTTGCAGCTAGGCAGAAAGAAGATGCTTGGGAGGGGAAGTGA